One genomic region from Paracoccus pantotrophus encodes:
- a CDS encoding AzlD domain-containing protein translates to MTGYSDATIWLIILTVALGTYGLRWSFLGAFGSRPMPLWAQRLLRYTAVGVLPAIVAPLVVWPAATQGQPDPARMLAATVAVAVGVATRNVLAAILGGMATLYTALYLMT, encoded by the coding sequence GTGACCGGCTATAGCGATGCGACGATCTGGCTGATCATCCTGACCGTGGCGCTGGGAACCTATGGGCTGCGCTGGTCCTTTCTTGGCGCCTTCGGCAGCCGGCCGATGCCGCTTTGGGCGCAGCGGCTCTTGCGCTATACGGCGGTGGGGGTGCTGCCGGCCATCGTGGCGCCGTTGGTGGTCTGGCCGGCGGCCACGCAGGGTCAGCCCGATCCCGCGCGGATGCTTGCGGCAACGGTGGCCGTGGCGGTGGGGGTGGCGACGCGCAACGTGCTGGCGGCCATCCTGGGCGGGATGGCCACGCTTTACACGGCGCTTTACCTCATGACGTGA
- a CDS encoding GNAT family N-acetyltransferase, with the protein MTGPQTPPRILRGIPPELRDAAAALYWRHFGAQILPWPAGTARGAALVRAAMRPEGALLALSPSGRLLGIAGLRDAGGGFLDPGQDGFVAVWGPVRGRLRHLATGLYRPGAETADLVLDGIAVWPQWRQQGVARALVEAAAAHARRQGHPALRAEVQAGNRTALAAWRAMGFRPQDRQRLGWPWSAPAHVLRLPL; encoded by the coding sequence ATGACCGGACCGCAGACCCCGCCCCGCATCCTGCGTGGCATCCCGCCCGAGCTGCGTGATGCCGCGGCGGCGCTTTACTGGCGGCATTTCGGGGCGCAGATCCTGCCCTGGCCGGCAGGTACGGCGCGGGGCGCGGCGCTGGTCCGCGCCGCCATGCGGCCCGAAGGCGCGCTGCTGGCGCTGTCGCCCTCGGGGCGGCTGCTGGGAATCGCCGGACTGCGCGATGCGGGGGGCGGCTTCCTCGATCCGGGCCAGGACGGTTTCGTCGCGGTCTGGGGGCCGGTGCGGGGCCGGCTGCGCCACCTGGCGACCGGGCTTTACCGGCCTGGCGCCGAGACGGCGGACCTGGTGCTGGACGGCATCGCGGTCTGGCCGCAATGGCGCCAGCAGGGCGTTGCGCGGGCGCTGGTCGAGGCCGCCGCCGCCCATGCCCGCCGGCAGGGCCACCCCGCCCTGCGCGCCGAGGTCCAGGCCGGCAATCGCACGGCGCTGGCGGCATGGCGGGCGATGGGCTTCCGGCCGCAGGATCGCCAAAGGCTGGGCTGGCCCTGGTCGGCGCCGGCCCATGTGCTGCGGCTGCCGCTCTAG
- the greA gene encoding transcription elongation factor GreA yields the protein MEKIPMTRAGYDQLDEELRELRSVQRPAVIRAIAEAREHGDLSENAEYHAAREKQSFVEGRIKELEMILSRAEVIDPSRLNGSIKFGATVTLLDEDSEEERTYQIVGEAEADLERGLLNIRSPLARALIGKDEGDSVEVVTPGGGKSYEIISIRYV from the coding sequence ATGGAAAAGATACCGATGACCCGCGCGGGCTACGACCAGCTGGACGAGGAATTGCGCGAATTGCGCTCGGTCCAGCGTCCGGCGGTGATCCGCGCCATCGCCGAGGCGCGCGAGCATGGCGACCTGTCGGAAAATGCCGAATACCATGCCGCGCGCGAAAAGCAGAGCTTCGTCGAGGGCCGCATCAAGGAACTGGAGATGATCCTGTCGCGGGCCGAGGTCATCGACCCGAGCCGGCTGAACGGCTCGATCAAGTTCGGCGCCACCGTCACCCTGCTCGACGAGGACAGCGAGGAGGAGCGCACCTATCAGATCGTCGGCGAGGCCGAGGCCGATCTGGAGCGCGGGCTTCTGAACATCCGCTCGCCCCTGGCCCGCGCCCTGATCGGCAAGGACGAGGGCGACAGCGTCGAGGTGGTGACGCCCGGCGGCGGGAAATCCTATGAGATCATCTCGATCCGCTATGTCTGA
- a CDS encoding AzlC family ABC transporter permease, producing MSAQAGLAAQPSPSPEQSRALMRSPAQCLRHGFLQALPFILVLLPFGMLFGVVATDAGLDLPQILGFTVLVLAGASQFTAVQLLTDQAPALVVIVSAIAVNLRMAMYSASLVPWLGGARPRDRAWISYVLIDQTYALAIQHYEKHPRLSMGQRIGYFLGAALATCPPWLAATLLGVWLGKAIPQDWALDFAMPVTFLALIAPMLRSPAHVAAALVAVVASLAFAFLPSGLGLFVAAPLAMLAGAGVEVLMERRNGARL from the coding sequence ATGTCCGCGCAAGCCGGCCTTGCGGCCCAGCCCAGCCCGTCCCCCGAACAGAGCCGCGCGCTGATGCGCAGCCCGGCGCAATGCCTGCGCCACGGCTTTTTGCAGGCGCTGCCCTTTATCCTGGTGCTTCTGCCCTTCGGCATGCTGTTCGGCGTGGTGGCCACGGATGCGGGGCTGGACCTGCCGCAGATCCTGGGCTTTACCGTGCTGGTGCTGGCCGGCGCGTCGCAATTCACCGCCGTCCAGCTGCTGACCGACCAGGCGCCGGCGCTGGTGGTCATCGTCTCGGCCATCGCGGTCAATTTGCGCATGGCGATGTATTCGGCCTCGCTGGTGCCCTGGCTGGGCGGGGCCAGGCCGCGCGACCGGGCCTGGATCTCCTATGTGCTGATCGACCAGACCTATGCGCTGGCGATCCAGCATTACGAAAAGCACCCGCGGCTGAGCATGGGGCAGCGCATCGGCTATTTCCTGGGCGCGGCGCTGGCCACCTGCCCGCCCTGGCTGGCGGCGACGCTGCTGGGGGTCTGGCTGGGCAAAGCCATCCCGCAGGATTGGGCGCTGGATTTCGCCATGCCCGTCACCTTCCTGGCGCTGATTGCGCCGATGCTGCGCAGCCCGGCCCATGTCGCGGCGGCGCTGGTGGCGGTTGTGGCCTCGCTGGCCTTTGCCTTCCTGCCCTCGGGGCTGGGGCTGTTCGTGGCCGCGCCGTTGGCCATGCTGGCCGGCGCCGGGGTCGAGGTGCTGATGGAACGCAGAAACGGAGCCCGCCTGTGA
- a CDS encoding aa3-type cytochrome c oxidase subunit IV, giving the protein MASHHEITEHKHGEMDIRHHQATFAGFIKAATWVSVLAIAVLVFMALANA; this is encoded by the coding sequence ATGGCCTCGCATCACGAAATCACCGAACACAAGCACGGCGAAATGGACATCCGGCACCATCAGGCGACCTTTGCCGGCTTCATCAAGGCCGCGACCTGGGTCAGCGTGCTTGCCATCGCCGTGCTGGTATTCATGGCCCTGGCCAACGCCTGA
- a CDS encoding MBL fold metallo-hydrolase: MIRSETHNPPAEGEAHEIAPGVFWFQLPLPFKPDTVNVYALREADGWTLVDSGLDTRRTRGIWQGILQGPLAGAPVRRLIATHHHIDHMGLAGWFQAQGAELWASRSAWLTARMGILDVQERPTPQAIAFWRQAGMPADLLEERSHERPFNSADVCAPLPPGYRRLWDGQQVTFGERRWIVRMGHGHAPEHVTLWSLDDDLVIGGDQLLATISPNLGVYPTEPEADTVGDWLESCERLAGFAQPDQLVLPGHKLPYRGLPTRLRQLATNQRAALDRLLDGLRQQPQSTVGCFPLLYRRQIAKPEFGLALAEAVGHINHLRATGRVWPVGKTETGAVLWGA, encoded by the coding sequence GTGATACGCAGCGAGACCCATAACCCCCCGGCCGAGGGCGAGGCGCATGAGATCGCCCCCGGCGTGTTCTGGTTCCAGCTGCCCCTGCCCTTCAAGCCCGATACGGTCAATGTCTATGCCTTGCGCGAGGCGGATGGCTGGACACTGGTGGACAGCGGGCTCGACACCCGCCGCACCCGCGGCATCTGGCAGGGCATCCTGCAAGGCCCGCTGGCCGGGGCGCCGGTCAGGCGGCTGATCGCCACCCATCACCATATCGACCACATGGGCCTGGCCGGCTGGTTCCAGGCGCAGGGGGCCGAGCTTTGGGCCTCGCGCTCGGCCTGGCTGACGGCGCGGATGGGCATCCTCGACGTGCAGGAACGCCCGACGCCGCAGGCCATCGCCTTCTGGCGCCAGGCCGGGATGCCGGCCGATCTGCTGGAGGAACGCAGCCATGAGCGCCCCTTCAACAGCGCCGATGTCTGCGCCCCGCTGCCGCCCGGCTATCGCCGGCTGTGGGACGGGCAGCAGGTCACATTCGGCGAGCGGCGCTGGATCGTGCGCATGGGCCATGGCCATGCGCCGGAACATGTCACGCTGTGGTCGCTCGACGACGATCTGGTGATCGGCGGCGATCAGTTGCTGGCGACGATCTCGCCCAATCTCGGCGTCTATCCGACCGAGCCCGAGGCCGATACCGTCGGCGACTGGCTGGAAAGCTGCGAGCGGCTGGCCGGGTTCGCGCAGCCCGACCAGCTGGTCCTGCCCGGCCACAAGCTGCCCTATCGCGGCCTGCCGACCCGGCTGCGGCAACTGGCGACGAACCAGCGCGCGGCGCTCGACCGGCTGCTGGACGGGCTGCGGCAGCAGCCGCAAAGCACCGTCGGCTGCTTTCCGCTGCTCTATCGCCGCCAGATCGCCAAGCCGGAATTCGGCCTCGCACTGGCCGAGGCCGTGGGCCACATCAACCACCTGCGCGCGACCGGCCGGGTGTGGCCCGTCGGCAAGACCGAGACCGGCGCGGTGCTTTGGGGGGCGTGA